The window GCTCAAGGCGGGCTGGGGCTTCGGCGTGGCGATCACCGCGAGCATCCTCTCGTACGCGATCTGGACCACGCTGCACCGGGTCGGCATCGTGCGCACGCCCATGACCATCCTCGAGAACAACTGCATGCAGTCCACGGCCAGCTCGGCCGGGTACTCCACCGGCGGCACGCTGATCTCCGCCTTCGCGGCCTACATGCTCATCAACAACAGCACCATGTCCTTGCCCACCATGCTCGCGTGGGTGTTCTGCCTGTCGGTGCTCGGCGTCACCATGGCGATCCCCATGAAGCGGCAGATGATCAACGTCGAGCAGCTGCGCTTCCCCAGCGGCATTGCCGCGGCCGAGACGCTGCGCGCGCTCCACTCCGTCGGGGAATCGGGGATACGGTCGGCCCGCGCGCTGGGCTGGGCCGGCCTGCTGGCGGTCGTCAGCAAGTTCTGGACCGAGGGGCTGGTGGTCGTGAGCGCGAAGCTCGCGCCTTTCATGATCGGCACGTGGGTGGCCGCGCTGAACCAGCGCGTGTTCGGCCCCGCATGGATGGGGCGCACGGTGATGTTCTCCTGGGAGCCCATGTTCATCGCCGCGGGCGCCATCACGGGGCTCCACGTGTGCTGGAGCATGTTTCTCGGGAGCGTCACGGCGTGGATGATCTTCGCGCCCATCCTCCAGCACCGCGGCATCATCCAGGGCTCGGGCTACGCGACGATCGTGCAGTGGACGCTCTGGGGCGGCGTCGCCTGCATGGTCACGTCGAGCCTGCTCTCGTTCGGGCTCCAGTGGCGGACGGCGCTCCGTGCCTTCACCGATCTCCGGGCGATGTTCGGCGGCGGCCGGGGAGCCGCAAACGATCCCGTCGACGCGATCGAGACGCCCGCCTCGTGGTTCATCACCGGCCAGGTCGTCGGGTTCCTCAGCCTGGCGTGGCTCGGCCACCGGACCTTCGGCATGCCGTACTGGCAGACGGCGGTCGCTGTCGCGCTGTCATTCGCGCTTGCGCTCGTCGCGTGCCGCGTCACCGGCGAGACCGACACCACGCCCGTGGGCGCGATGGGCAAGATCACCCAGCTCACGTTCGGCGCGCTCAGCCCGGGCCACATGAACATCAACCTCATGAGCGCCAACATCACCGCCGCCGCGGCGGGCAGCAGCGCCGACCTGCTCACCGACCTCAAAAGCGGCTATCTCCTCGGCGCGCACCCGCGGAAGCAGTTCATCGCGCAGTTCGCCGGCATCTTCGTCGGGACGCTCGTCAGCGTGCTGTGCTTCCGGCTCCTCGTGCCCGACGCCAGCGCGCTTGGCACCGACCAGTTCCCCGCGCCCGCGGCGCAGACGTGGCGCGCTGTCGCCCTCGCGCTCTCACAAGGTCTAGGCGCCCTCGGGCCCGTCAAGATCTGGAGCATCGTCGTCGGCGGGCTCGTGGGCATCGTCCTCACGCTGCTTCCGAGGATCTTCCCGGCGCGCCGGCACCTCATCCCGTCGCCGGCCGGCGTGGGCCTGGCGTGGACCTTCCACTGGCACTACGGCCTGCTCTTCTTCATCGGCGGCG is drawn from Candidatus Methylomirabilota bacterium and contains these coding sequences:
- a CDS encoding OPT family oligopeptide transporter, producing the protein MAQPESASPTNVPASPTTLPVEGFRGTPEEIERQWYEQVYRGRGDSMLQLTWRAVLMGSVLGGALSLTNLYIGLKAGWGFGVAITASILSYAIWTTLHRVGIVRTPMTILENNCMQSTASSAGYSTGGTLISAFAAYMLINNSTMSLPTMLAWVFCLSVLGVTMAIPMKRQMINVEQLRFPSGIAAAETLRALHSVGESGIRSARALGWAGLLAVVSKFWTEGLVVVSAKLAPFMIGTWVAALNQRVFGPAWMGRTVMFSWEPMFIAAGAITGLHVCWSMFLGSVTAWMIFAPILQHRGIIQGSGYATIVQWTLWGGVACMVTSSLLSFGLQWRTALRAFTDLRAMFGGGRGAANDPVDAIETPASWFITGQVVGFLSLAWLGHRTFGMPYWQTAVAVALSFALALVACRVTGETDTTPVGAMGKITQLTFGALSPGHMNINLMSANITAAAAGSSADLLTDLKSGYLLGAHPRKQFIAQFAGIFVGTLVSVLCFRLLVPDASALGTDQFPAPAAQTWRAVALALSQGLGALGPVKIWSIVVGGLVGIVLTLLPRIFPARRHLIPSPAGVGLAWTFHWHYGLLFFIGGVLGWWVQKKHPKWSEELTFPVASGWIAGESLMGVSLVIWENGPELLRKIFGR